In Plasmodium gaboni strain SY75 chromosome 14, whole genome shotgun sequence, one genomic interval encodes:
- a CDS encoding putative 30S ribosomal protein S9, which produces MFFNHVKSYIILFILFFSCFINGKGVNRIHKICGRRNLRESKVGCIYSCLNVIPYKGRIIKHINQIDRGEHKRKRIRNMNIFLYIPINKYINKMKNYHNFRNIIRNDSFFFINKYIFPFNIKKIHSRCAKKFVLFKKGKGSDNTNPIKKKDKKTFSEEEIEELRKKAKEKSQANKSISEESKRKKSIEKGMKRKRYIKNQKQLKQKKKSTSDEDKKKKELKDKDDIEDNMDVNDIYLSKSKDNKDKIGKDEDMNSYIKNIDDFEKISNMTKNIINEKEIEYLQKIVDCDDQLLKYDKREKNIKLNVEDTIFDEGNYMEYYINNISKFRYDIYNLHNKNEFDRLTKYLNYQYVQEIPVTFPTDKSYNIQLKKYFYETICELINKNKERFQNYIVPQENIYHSNDIIQNNIQNSDMNVLIEKKNINNDNKNIGNKNIVLENFIRENEKEKIETQTNSTINKIEEGITNPYDKSEENIMKKYMTYDLYNVLCDIKDEYEYMFDNGGLEKFSFDTNRIKNKEKLVFTGKKKRALAHVFLERGNNNLIINNRDGYQYIQYQILNLNKIFSPLLNLCLHRHFNIIATVEGGGLSGQSVAIFHALVKYIVYNFSLKIKPYFRSLNFMTVDSRKVERKKYGLKKARKKKQYSKR; this is translated from the coding sequence atgttttttaatCATGTAAAGAGctatataattttattcattttatttttttcatgttTTATAAATGGTAAGGGTGTTAATAGAATTCACAAAATTTGTGGAAGAAGAAATTTAAGAGAATCAAAGGTGGGATGTATTTATTCTTGTTTAAATGTTATACCATATAAAGgaagaataataaaacatataaatcAAATTGATAGGGGGGAACATAAAAGAAAGAGAATTAgaaatatgaatatttttttatatataccaataaataaatatataaataagatgaaaaattatcataattttagaaatattattagaaatgattcttttttttttataaataaatatatatttccatttaatattaaaaagattCATTCTAGATGTGCAAAAAAATTTGTTCtatttaaaaaaggaaaaggATCTGATAACACGAACCCTATTAAGAAGAAAGATAAGAAAACATTTTCAGAAGAAGAGATTGAAGaattaagaaaaaaggCTAAAGAAAAAAGTCAAGCTAATAAGAGTATATCTGAAGAGAGtaaaagaaagaaaagTATAGAAAAAGGAATGAAACgaaaaagatatataaaaaatcaaaaacaattaaaacagaaaaaaaaaagtacCAGTGATGAagataagaaaaaaaaagaattaaaagataaagaTGATATAGAAGACAATATGGATgttaatgatatatatttaagtaaatcaaaagataataaagataaaatagGAAAGGATGAAGATATGaattcttatataaaaaatatagatgaTTTTGAAAAAATCTCAAACATgacaaaaaatataataaatgaaaaagaaatagaATATCTTCAAAAAATTGTAGATTGTGATGATCAActattaaaatatgataagagagaaaaaaatataaaattaaatgttGAAGATACTATATTCGATGAAGGTAATTATATggaatattatataaataatattagtAAATTCCgttatgatatatataatttacataataaaaatgaatttgatagattaacaaaatatttaaattatcaaTATGTGCAAGAAATACCAGTCACATTTCCAACAGACAAAagttataatattcaattaaaaaaatatttttatgaaacTATATGtgaattaataaataagaataaagaacgttttcaaaattatatagtaccacaagaaaatatatatcattctaatgatataattcaaaataatatacaaaatagTGATATGAACGTATTgatagaaaaaaaaaatataaataatgataacaaaaatattgGAAATAAGAACATTGTTTTAGAAAATTTTATTCGAGAgaatgaaaaagaaaaaatcGAAACACAAACAAATTcaacaataaataaaatagaagAAGGAATAACAAATCCATATGACAAAAgtgaagaaaatataatgaagaaatatatgacatatgatttatataatgttttGTGTGATATTAAAGATgaatatgaatatatgtTTGATAATGGTGGTTTAgaaaaattttcttttgatacaaatagaataaaaaataaagagaAATTAGTATTCActggaaaaaaaaaaagagcATTAGCACATGTCTTTTTAGAAAGaggaaataataatttaattataaataatagaGATGGTTATcaatatatacaatatcAAATCTTAAACTTAAATAAAATCTTTAGTCctttattaaatttatgtttacatagacattttaatattatagCCACAGTTGAAGGAGGAGGATTATCTGGTCAAAGTGTTGCTATTTTTCATGCACTtgttaaatatattgtttataatttctctttaaaaattaaaccGTACTTCAGGTCACTTAATTTTATGACCGTTGATAGTAGAAAGGTTGAGAGGAAAAAATATGGGCTCAAAAAAGcaagaaagaaaaaacaatatagtaaaagataa